TGCCGGATAAACGATATTATAGAAACCTCTCTTAACCTCATTCAATACGACAAGAAGGCGAAAAACGTAGCCATTGTAAAAGAACTTTCGCCGTCTCTGCCGGCAGTAGTCTGCGGCGGCAACCAGCTTTCACAGGTATTTGTTAATCTGATATTAAACGCTATCGATGCCATGCCTGACGGCGGCGCCCTTACCATAAAAAGCATGACAAAAGGCAGCGATATCGTTATCAGGTTTGAGGATACAGGGGTTGGCATTCCAAAAGAAGATTTAACGAAAATATTTGATCCGTTTTACACAACAAAAGAAAAAGGCACAGGTTTAGGGCTTGCAGTCAGCTATGACATAATAAAAAAGATGAACGGCGCGTTAAGCATTGAAAGCGAGCTTGGCAAAGGGAGTGTGTTTACGATAACAATGCCATATAAGTAAAGTGCAAAATTTAGAATTAAAAGTTAAAAATTTATGAAACCGAAAATACTTATAGTGGACGACGAGCCTGATATATGCAGGGCGCTTGAATTCCTGCTAAAGAGGGAGGATTATTCTGTCAGTTCTATTCATAGCGGTGAAGATGCCATAGATAAACTGAATAAAGAAAGCTTTGATATAGTGCTTACAGACCTGAAGATGGGAAAGGTTGATGGAATGACAGTGCTTGAGAAGGCAAAGGAGATAAGCCCTGACACGACGGTAATTATGATGACTGCATTTGCCTCTGTTGAATCTGCGGTGGAGGCTATGAAGAGAGGCGCTGCTGATTACATTGTAAAACCCTTCCTCAATGAAGAGATAAAACTTACGATAAGGAAGGTCATTGAACAGAAGAAACTTATAACCGAAAATATCGCTCTCAAACAACAGATAAGCCAACATATAGCTTGTAAAGATTTCGTTGCAAACTCCGAGTCAATGCTGAGAATTGTTGAGACTCTTGAGAAAGTGGTGCCTACAAAAAGCAATCTGCTTCTTTTGGGCGAGAGCGGGACAGGGAAAGGCCTCCTTGCAGAACTTATACACTGCAACAGTCCGCGGCGCGACAAGCCGTTTATTTCTATAAACTGCTCTGCTATCCCAGAGGGACTTCTGGAATCAGAGCTTTTTGGTTATAAAAAGGGGGCATTTACCGGCGCTGTATCTGACAAATTAGGGCTTATACCCCTGGCCCATCAGGGAACACTATTCCTCGACGAGATAGCCGACATGCCTGTTAATCTACAGGCAAAACTCTTAAAGGTTCTGGAGACAGGAGAGGTTTATCCCCTTGGAGACACAAGGCACAAAAGTGTTGATATAAGGATAATCTCAGCAACCAACACAGACATAGAAAACCGACTGAAAGAAGGAAAGTTCAGAGAGGACCTCTACTGGAGGTTGAATGTAATAGAGATAAAGATACCGCCATTGAGGGAAAGAAGGGACGATATAGAGGTGCTTGCAAAACATTTCATAACAAAATTTTCAGAGGAACATAAAAAAAATTTAAAAGGCATAGACCAACAAGCCCTCTCCATATTAATAGAATATTCATGGCCGGGAAATGTAAGAGAACTGGGCAATGTTATTGAGAGGGCGGTGGTGCTTACAGAAGGCAATTATATAACCACTGATGACCTTCAGGACAAGATTAAGAAGGTAAAGAATGCGAATGAAAAACCTGACGCATCTTCCACTCTTAAACTGCACATAAGCGATTATGAAAAGAAGCTGATTCTGCAAGCATATAAGGTGCATAATAAGGATAAAGAAGAGACAGCTAAAGCCCTCGGGATAGACCTTGCAACGCTTTACAGGAAATTTAAGAAATACGGGATAGAGGAGTAAGTAAAATATATGATGTCATTGCGAGGGATGAAATCCCAAAGCAATCTCAAGGCAGGCTCGGAGCAATCTCAAAAGACAAGATTGCTTCGCCTTTGGCTCGCAATGACAGAGAGAGTGTGTTAAATGAAAAAAACATTTCATATCGGCATTATCGGCGGCGGCATTCTTGGGATTGCAGTCGCCTTAAGCATGGATCTCCTGCTGGGCAAAAGCCTTGGAGGCGGATGGAGCGAAGCAGTGGCAAATGATATGAACAGCCTGTTCAAAACCAATCTGTCGCCCGGCAGTTTCATAGTGATTATAGGCGTGATAATAGTCGTTGGAATCATCGGAGCATTCGGCGCTTTTATCGGTGGGATCTTTAGCGTAATGCTTGCAGGATTCTTTAAGGCGCTAACAAAAGATAGGCAGAGGTAGAGGTAAAGGTAGAGGCGAAGAGTAATAATTTTTCTTTCTCTACCTTTTACCTTTTCCTTTACCTGTTTTCTTATCCCTTATGGCACTTTTCACAATCCGACGCAGGAGAGGCTGTTTTTCCGTTATGGCAAGCGCCGCAGAACTTCCCTTCATTGATATCCTTCATTGTAATATGAGCAGCGCCTGCCTTCATAACAAACGTTTTCGGGTGACATTCCTTGCAGCCAAACATCTTAGAATGCGACTCATGATTAAACTTTGAAGGCATGCTCGTCTTTTTCAGAGCAATAACCTTGATGTTGTGACAGTTGCCGCAAATGTCTTTGTTTATCTTCATATATTTATGAGCTTCAAAATCATGGCACTGATTGCAATGATACCCTGTTTTTGTGTGTATCTGATGCGAAAATATTCCTTTCTGCGGAGCGGATGAAAACTTCTGATAAGAATGGCACTTGAAACAGGGGAGACTGCTGACTGCTTCAGCAGCAGAGATCACCATTTCAGGAGCTTTTTCAGCCCTTTCTTTCTCTGTCTTTTGAGAGCACCCTAATATCAGTGAACCGGCAATAACAATTAATACCGCCCATCTCATTTATTTTCCCCTTTTTTATCTTCAAACTCAAGTTTATACTCAAGAGGATGTTCATGCTTCATCTGTTCTATAGAAATCCTTCCTGTAATCCATGTCATACTCATGGGAAACTTATCCCATTTTAAGTGTTCATTATAGAAATGCCAGAAGAGTATAAAGACTATGGCAAGAAGCGCCT
The DNA window shown above is from Nitrospirota bacterium and carries:
- a CDS encoding sigma-54-dependent Fis family transcriptional regulator produces the protein MKPKILIVDDEPDICRALEFLLKREDYSVSSIHSGEDAIDKLNKESFDIVLTDLKMGKVDGMTVLEKAKEISPDTTVIMMTAFASVESAVEAMKRGAADYIVKPFLNEEIKLTIRKVIEQKKLITENIALKQQISQHIACKDFVANSESMLRIVETLEKVVPTKSNLLLLGESGTGKGLLAELIHCNSPRRDKPFISINCSAIPEGLLESELFGYKKGAFTGAVSDKLGLIPLAHQGTLFLDEIADMPVNLQAKLLKVLETGEVYPLGDTRHKSVDIRIISATNTDIENRLKEGKFREDLYWRLNVIEIKIPPLRERRDDIEVLAKHFITKFSEEHKKNLKGIDQQALSILIEYSWPGNVRELGNVIERAVVLTEGNYITTDDLQDKIKKVKNANEKPDASSTLKLHISDYEKKLILQAYKVHNKDKEETAKALGIDLATLYRKFKKYGIEE
- a CDS encoding cytochrome c3 family protein: MRWAVLIVIAGSLILGCSQKTEKERAEKAPEMVISAAEAVSSLPCFKCHSYQKFSSAPQKGIFSHQIHTKTGYHCNQCHDFEAHKYMKINKDICGNCHNIKVIALKKTSMPSKFNHESHSKMFGCKECHPKTFVMKAGAAHITMKDINEGKFCGACHNGKTASPASDCEKCHKG